In Prunus dulcis chromosome 1, ALMONDv2, whole genome shotgun sequence, the following are encoded in one genomic region:
- the LOC117614973 gene encoding zinc finger protein ZAT10-like — translation MALQALNSPTTAGASPFRFEEAASKINYVEPWTKRKRSKRPRLDSPSTEEEYLALCLIMLARGGSGSTSAATTATNSAASHHMITQSPSNASYQEPSTSAQPPKLSYKCSVCNKAFPSYQALGGHKASHRKGAAGSAAEGPSTSSNTTTSGTTTVTASGRTHECSICHKSFPTGQALGGHKRCHYEGGVGASTATATATTTSAVTSSEGVGSTSHQAVSHGHRETFDLNMPALPEFSRDFFLCGEDEVESPHPAKKPRILTIMKPKQEITQN, via the coding sequence ATGGCTCTCCAAGCTCTCAACTCTCCAACAACCGCAGGGGCCTCTCCTTTCCGCTTCGAAGAGGCCGCCAGTAAAATCAACTATGTCGAGCCCTGGACGAAACGCAAGCGTTCCAAGCGTCCACGCCTAGACAGCCCTTCCACCGAGGAGGAGTACCTCGCTCTCTGCCTCATCATGCTCGCTCGCGGTGGTTCTGGAAGCACCTCTGCCGCCACTACGGCAACAAACTCCGCCGCCTCACACCACATGATCACCCAATCCCCTTCTAACGCCTCATATCAGGAGCCGTCCACGTCAGCACAACCCCCGAAGCTGAGCTACAAGTGCTCTGTTTGCAACAAGGCCTTCCCTTCTTACCAAGCCCTCGGAGGGCACAAGGCCAGCCACAGAAAAGGCGCCGCTGGATCGGCCGCCGAAGGCCCTTCCACGTCATCAAACACCACCACTTCGGGCACCACCACTGTAACCGCTTCCGGCAGGACCCACGAGTGCTCCATCTGCCACAAGTCCTTTCCCACCGGCCAGGCCTTGGGCGGGCACAAGCGCTGCCACTACGAAGGCGGCGTGGGCGCCTCCACAGCCACAGCGACGGCCACCACAACGAGCGCAGTGACTTCCTCGGAGGGAGTGGGGTCCACTTCCCACCAGGCGGTGAGCCACGGCCACCGCGAGACCTTTGACCTGAACATGCCCGCGCTGCCCGAGTTCTCTCGCGATTTCTTCTTGTGCGGCGAAGACGAGGTGGAGAGCCCTCACCCGGCGAAGAAGCCCAGGATATTGACGATCATGAAGCCCAAACAGGAGATTACCCAAAATTAG
- the LOC117614210 gene encoding LOB domain-containing protein 39-like → MSCNGCRVLRKGCSETCILRSCLQAIDSPEAQGNATLFLAKFFGRSDLLSFISAVPEPQRPALFQSLLFEACGRTVNPVNGAVGLLSSGNWHVCQSAVETVLSGGVLRPLTAVLTPSLHKSSETSSRGACTLQNLYYPSVPSAYYDAERVQPFDAGLSLKPNLAAGERGRGRGMRSSSCVSTAVEKRRRDTVSFSSEESVMTSTTSFERGGGLKDRKVLNLFV, encoded by the exons ATGAGCTGCAACGGATGCCGAGTTCTCCGAAAGGGGTGCAGCGAGACGTGCATACTGAGGTCGTGCCTGCAGGCGATCGACTCCCCCGAAGCCCAAGGCAACGCCACTCTCTTCCTCGCCAAGTTCTTTGGCCGCAGCGACCTCCTTTCCTTCATCTCCGCCGTCCCCGAACCTCAGCGCCCCG CTCTGTTTCAGTCTCTGCTGTTCGAAGCGTGCGGTCGTACGGTCAACCCGGTCAACGGAGCCGTGGGGCTTCTATCGAGCGGGAACTGGCACGTTTGCCAATCCGCGGTCGAGACGGTCTTGTCCGGCGGCGTTTTGAGGCCGTTGACGGCCGTTTTGACGCCGAGCCTCCACAAATCTTCCGAGACGTCCAGTAGAGGCGCATGCACGCTGCAAAACCTCTACTATCCATCCGTACCGTCCGCGTACTACGACGCGGAGCGAGTCCAACCGTTCGATGCGGGGCTCTCTCTGAAGCCGAATCTCGCGGCGGGAGAACGAGGAAGAGGCAGAGGAATGAGAAGCAGCAGCTGTGTGAGTACTGCAGTGGAGAAGCGGCGAAGGGATACGGTGTCGTTTAGTTCGGAAGAGTCGGTGATGACGTCGACGACGAGCTTTGAACGCGGCGGGGGTCTCAAGGATCGCAAGGTTTTGAACCTCTTTGTCTGA
- the LOC117621583 gene encoding adenine phosphoribosyltransferase 1 isoform X1: protein MIPQSTSFLFSSNSFAFSPAVSSRSLAAPFNRSPSSAALSFIRFPNYRSALPPPRSSVSKSKSVQVRAMAAEDGKDPRLARISSAIRVIPDFPKPGILFQDITTLLLDTKAFKDTIDLFVERYKDKEISVVAGIEARGFIFGPPIALAIGAKFVPMRKPNKLPGKVISEEYSLEYGTDIMEMHVGAVEAGERALIIDDLIATGGTLGAALRLLERVGVHVVECACVIELPGLKGRERLGDKPLFVLVNGDA, encoded by the exons ATGATCCCACAAAGCAcctctttccttttctcctCAAATTCCTTCGCTTTCTCACCTGCCGTCAGCTCTCGCAGTCTCGCAGCTCCGTTTAACAGGTCCCCTTCCTCTGCCGCGCTGTCCTTCATTCGCTTCCCAAATTACCGATCTGCCCTCCCTCCCCCGCGCTCCTCCG TGAGTAAGAGTAAATCAGTGCAAGTTCGAGCAATGGCTGCGGAAGATGGTAAGGACCCTCGTCTTGCTAGAATTTCATCTGCTATCAGAGTCATACCGGACTTCCCCAAGCCAG GGATTTTGTTCCAAGATATAACCACGTTGCTTCTCGATACCAAGGCTTTCAAGGATACCATTGATTTGTTTGTTGAGAGGtacaaagacaaagaaatcTCTGTTGTTGCAG GTATTGAAGCTAGAGGCTTTATATTTGGCCCTCCTATTGCATTGGCCATTGGGGCAAAATTTGTGCCTATGAGAAAACCAAATAAGTTGCCCG GGAAGGTTATTTCTGAAGAGTACTCTTTGGAGTATGGAACAGATATAATGGAGATGCACGTGGGAGCTGTAGAAGCGGGAGAGCGTGCCTTGATCATAGATGACCTCATTGCAACAGGGGGAACTTTGGGTGCTGCACTCAGGCTTCTTG AGCGTGTTGGAGTGCATGTGGTTGAGTGTGCCTGTGTGATTGAATTGCCAGGGCTAAAG GGACGGGAGCGATTGGGGGACAAACCATTATTTGTTCTAGTTAATGGAGACGCATGA
- the LOC117621583 gene encoding adenine phosphoribosyltransferase 1 isoform X2, whose amino-acid sequence MIPQSTSFLFSSNSFAFSPAVSSRSLAAPFNRSPSSAALSFIRFPNYRSALPPPRSSVSKSKSVQVRAMAAEDGKDPRLARISSAIRVIPDFPKPGILFQDITTLLLDTKAFKDTIDLFVERYKDKEISVVAGKVISEEYSLEYGTDIMEMHVGAVEAGERALIIDDLIATGGTLGAALRLLERVGVHVVECACVIELPGLKGRERLGDKPLFVLVNGDA is encoded by the exons ATGATCCCACAAAGCAcctctttccttttctcctCAAATTCCTTCGCTTTCTCACCTGCCGTCAGCTCTCGCAGTCTCGCAGCTCCGTTTAACAGGTCCCCTTCCTCTGCCGCGCTGTCCTTCATTCGCTTCCCAAATTACCGATCTGCCCTCCCTCCCCCGCGCTCCTCCG TGAGTAAGAGTAAATCAGTGCAAGTTCGAGCAATGGCTGCGGAAGATGGTAAGGACCCTCGTCTTGCTAGAATTTCATCTGCTATCAGAGTCATACCGGACTTCCCCAAGCCAG GGATTTTGTTCCAAGATATAACCACGTTGCTTCTCGATACCAAGGCTTTCAAGGATACCATTGATTTGTTTGTTGAGAGGtacaaagacaaagaaatcTCTGTTGTTGCAG GGAAGGTTATTTCTGAAGAGTACTCTTTGGAGTATGGAACAGATATAATGGAGATGCACGTGGGAGCTGTAGAAGCGGGAGAGCGTGCCTTGATCATAGATGACCTCATTGCAACAGGGGGAACTTTGGGTGCTGCACTCAGGCTTCTTG AGCGTGTTGGAGTGCATGTGGTTGAGTGTGCCTGTGTGATTGAATTGCCAGGGCTAAAG GGACGGGAGCGATTGGGGGACAAACCATTATTTGTTCTAGTTAATGGAGACGCATGA
- the LOC117621583 gene encoding adenine phosphoribosyltransferase 1, chloroplastic isoform X3 has translation MAAEDGKDPRLARISSAIRVIPDFPKPGILFQDITTLLLDTKAFKDTIDLFVERYKDKEISVVAGIEARGFIFGPPIALAIGAKFVPMRKPNKLPGKVISEEYSLEYGTDIMEMHVGAVEAGERALIIDDLIATGGTLGAALRLLERVGVHVVECACVIELPGLKGRERLGDKPLFVLVNGDA, from the exons ATGGCTGCGGAAGATGGTAAGGACCCTCGTCTTGCTAGAATTTCATCTGCTATCAGAGTCATACCGGACTTCCCCAAGCCAG GGATTTTGTTCCAAGATATAACCACGTTGCTTCTCGATACCAAGGCTTTCAAGGATACCATTGATTTGTTTGTTGAGAGGtacaaagacaaagaaatcTCTGTTGTTGCAG GTATTGAAGCTAGAGGCTTTATATTTGGCCCTCCTATTGCATTGGCCATTGGGGCAAAATTTGTGCCTATGAGAAAACCAAATAAGTTGCCCG GGAAGGTTATTTCTGAAGAGTACTCTTTGGAGTATGGAACAGATATAATGGAGATGCACGTGGGAGCTGTAGAAGCGGGAGAGCGTGCCTTGATCATAGATGACCTCATTGCAACAGGGGGAACTTTGGGTGCTGCACTCAGGCTTCTTG AGCGTGTTGGAGTGCATGTGGTTGAGTGTGCCTGTGTGATTGAATTGCCAGGGCTAAAG GGACGGGAGCGATTGGGGGACAAACCATTATTTGTTCTAGTTAATGGAGACGCATGA
- the LOC117637904 gene encoding QWRF motif-containing protein 2-like, protein MVAAVSTTLNPKASSQGGRPRTATRPPLLPSDPENGVVVPRRLKAREVTSRYMSSSSSSSASTCSNTRRCPSPLPSRTGVSSAAATPMTSSQSVKRSQSVERRRAVTPRPSSLDMRIGNGGSGGGEMSAAQKLLFTSTRSLSVSFQGESYSLQVSKVKPTPSPSTRKGTPERRKATTPFRADQSENSKPTEQQRWPARLRQPNCMTRSLDCTDERRRMSGSGANVVRALQNSMVDDVDGRLRSNSCNLGSVKATETVDDGTSATTQSEPVACSDTDSVSSGSTNSGPHESNGHGGAVQGPRPRGIVVPARFWQETNNRLRRQSESKAIGAGARTMGSPKIAEANRLSIDSPTSSPRGVANSRAQLSPIRGTARPASPSKLSRSLMTSSPMRGVSPSRVRNGVAATPSSNLSNTPSILSFAADVRRGKVGENRIVDAHVVRLLHNRLLQWRFVNARANASLAAQRSNAERSLYNAWVTSSKLRESVRAKRIELQMLRQNLKLTSILKGQMIYLEELSLMDRDYSNSLSGATEALKASTLRLPVVGGARADVYNVKDAISSAVDVMQAMASSICLLLSKVGDVNSLVAELANVTAKEHDLLGQCRDLLSTVAAMQVEECSLRTHILQEKRVPDSLTAEV, encoded by the exons ATGGTAGCTGCTGTTTCTACGACATTGAACCCCAAAGCCTCGTCCCAAGGAGGTCGTCCCCGAACCGCTACAAGGCCTCCGCTTCTGCCCTCCGACCCCGAAAATGGCGTCGTCGTTCCTCGCCGGCTCAAAGCTCGAGAGGTCACTTCTCGGTACAtgtcgtcttcttcttcctcctctgcCTCTACTTGTTCGAATACAAGACGATGTCCATCGCCGTTGCCTTCCAGAACTGGCGTTTCTTCGGCGGCGGCGACGCCGATGACATCGTCTCAGTCCGTGAAGCGCTCGCAATCGGTTGAGAGGAGGAGAGCGGTCACGCCGCGCCCTAGTTCTTTGGATATGAGGATCGGGAATGGTGGCTCTGGCGGCGGCGAAATGTCTGCGGCTCAGAAGCTCTTGTTCACTTCAACGAGGAGCTTATCGGTTTCATTTCAAGGCGAGTCGTATTCGCTCCAGGTGAGTAAAGTGAAGCCGACGCCGTCTCCGAGTACAAGGAAAGGCACGCCGGAGAGGAGGAAGGCGACGACGCCGTTTCGAGCGGATCAGAGTGAGAATTCGAAGCCGACAGAGCAGCAGCGATGGCCTGCGAGGTTAAGACAACCGAATTGTATGACTAGGAGCTTGGATTGTACGGAtgagaggaggaggatgagTGGATCTGGCGCCAATGTGGTTAGGGCGTTACAGAATTCGATGGTGGATGATGTTGATGGGAGATTGAGGTCAAATTCGTGCAATTTAGGTTCAGTGAAAGCTACTGAGACTGTTGATGATGGCACTTCAGCCACTACACAGTCTGAACCTGTGGCTTGTTCCGATACTGATAGTGTGTCTTCTGGTAGTACTAATTCAGGACCACACGAGAGCAATGGCCATGGTGGTGCTGTACAAGGGCCACGGCCTAGAGGGATAGTGGTGCCAGCGAGGTTTTGGCAAGAGACTAACAATCGATTACGCCGCCAATCGGAGTCTAAGGCTATTGGAGCTGGAGCAAGAACTATGGGCTCTCCTAAGATTGCTGAGGCAAATAGGTTATCTATTGATAGTCCCACGTCATCTCCTCGAGGTGTTGCGAATAGCAGGGCACAGTTATCCCCTATTCGTGGGACAGCTCGGCCTGCATCGCCAAGTAAGCTCAGCAGGTCATTGATGACTTCTTCGCCTATGAGGGGAGTGAGCCCTTCTCGAGTGAGGAATGGAGTGGCTGCTACTCCAAGTAGTAATTTGAGCAACACGCCCTCTATTTTAAGTTTTGCTGCTGATGTTCGAAGAGGGAAGGTTGGAGAGAATCGGATAGTTGATGCACATGTGGTGAGGCTCTTGCATAACCGGCTCTTGCAGTGGCGTTTTGTAAATGCTAGAGCTAATGCCTCCCTAGCTGCACAGAGGTCCAATGCAGAG AGAAGCCTCTATAATGCGTGGGTAACAAGTTCAAAACTTCGCGAATCAGTTAGAGCAAAACGGATAGAGTTACAAATGCTGAGGCAAAATTTGAAACTAACATCCATCCTCAAGGGGCAA ATGATATATCTGGAAGAGTTATCACTTATGGATCGGGATTACTCTAATTCTTTGTCAGGGGCCACCGAAGCTTTAAAGGCTAGCACACTCCGCCTTCCAGTTGTTGGAGGGGCAAGG GCTGATGTCTACAATGTGAAGGACGCTATTTCTTCAGCAGTTGATGTGATGCAAGCAATGGCATCATCAATATGCTTATTGTTATCGAAG GTTGGGGATGTGAACTCTTTGGTGGCTGAACTTGCAAATGTAACTGCAAAGGAGCATGATTTGCTTGGTCAGTGCAGAGATCTATTGTCAACAGTTGCAGCCATGCAG GTGGAGGAATGTAGCCTGAGAACGCATATTTTACAAGAAAAACGTGTACCTGATAGCCTCACAGCCGAAGTGTAA